One window of Corallococcus caeni genomic DNA carries:
- a CDS encoding ferritin-like domain-containing protein, with protein MKPDAPVGKLATNYRRIRCVEAPTREGYSYVDGVPEIDRAWMVPAPDFVEWRRYSYRWRLFTNLAQRRPLNGSFRSTIEWKRFPGFLPVFATGEACETAVNKEACLKTLEAQDGGEDGFQPVCAGLFMGSCTAYYVVTTRGDEVRTYNTMESLRQLLGTIDRAQEAALLAFAAGHDVCSPSEFPPAVGVNPDEGFTVLVQDGHACGEGTWTARVPVRVSSSGEVVKYEPIIVKYGDSGCYPGRRPVGLQEPLAQGSCEDARGAWFARAARLEAASIHAFLRLREELALHGAGQALQDAALASAADEVRHAEVTTRLARRFGAVPPLPSVADVPPRPLREVLLDNAVEGCVRETYSALLAHHQALHAEDPEIREAMVRIAEDETRHAGLSWDIDAWAMPHLSTEEQAWLREARRQAVAELRAEVAVPLDARLTAEAGLPSPAVSLALLDSLEQELWA; from the coding sequence GTGAAGCCCGACGCCCCCGTTGGCAAGCTGGCGACGAATTACCGCCGGATCCGGTGCGTGGAGGCGCCTACAAGAGAGGGATATTCCTACGTTGACGGCGTCCCCGAAATCGACAGGGCCTGGATGGTGCCCGCGCCGGACTTCGTCGAATGGAGGCGGTACTCGTACCGTTGGAGGCTCTTCACCAACCTCGCGCAACGCCGGCCGCTCAACGGAAGCTTTCGGAGCACCATCGAGTGGAAGCGATTCCCGGGCTTCCTGCCCGTCTTCGCCACGGGAGAAGCTTGCGAGACGGCCGTCAACAAGGAGGCCTGCCTCAAGACGCTCGAGGCGCAGGACGGAGGCGAGGACGGCTTTCAACCTGTTTGTGCTGGCTTATTCATGGGCAGTTGCACTGCCTATTACGTGGTGACCACCCGCGGCGACGAGGTGAGGACCTACAACACGATGGAATCCCTCAGGCAGCTGCTGGGCACCATCGACCGGGCACAGGAGGCCGCCCTCCTGGCATTCGCGGCGGGCCACGACGTCTGCTCACCCTCCGAGTTCCCCCCGGCGGTCGGCGTCAACCCCGACGAGGGTTTCACCGTCCTGGTGCAGGATGGCCATGCCTGTGGTGAGGGGACCTGGACGGCCCGGGTTCCGGTGCGGGTCTCCTCATCGGGAGAGGTCGTCAAATACGAACCCATCATCGTCAAGTATGGCGACAGCGGCTGCTACCCCGGCAGAAGGCCCGTGGGGCTCCAGGAGCCCCTGGCCCAGGGCTCCTGCGAGGACGCCCGCGGCGCCTGGTTCGCGCGTGCAGCCCGGCTGGAGGCCGCCTCCATCCATGCCTTCCTCCGCCTGCGCGAGGAGCTGGCCCTGCACGGTGCGGGTCAGGCCTTGCAGGACGCGGCGCTCGCCAGCGCGGCGGATGAGGTCCGGCACGCGGAGGTCACCACCCGGCTGGCGCGTCGCTTCGGGGCCGTCCCTCCCCTGCCCTCCGTGGCCGACGTGCCTCCGAGGCCCTTGCGTGAGGTGCTGCTCGACAACGCCGTGGAGGGCTGCGTGCGGGAGACCTACAGCGCGCTGCTGGCCCACCATCAGGCCTTGCACGCGGAGGATCCGGAGATCCGCGAGGCCATGGTCCGCATCGCCGAGGATGAGACCCGGCACGCAGGCCTGTCGTGGGACATTGACGCGTGGGCCATGCCCCACCTGTCCACCGAGGAACAGGCCTGGCTTCGCGAGGCCCGGCGGCAGGCCGTCGCGGAACTCCGCGCGGAGGTGGCCGTCCCTCTCGACGCGCGCCTGACCGCCGAGGCGGGCCTGCCTTCACCGGCGGTGAGCCTTGCACTGCTGGACTCGCTGGAGCAGGAACTCTGGGCCTGA
- a CDS encoding hydroxymethylglutaryl-CoA synthase family protein — protein sequence MKKRVGIEALAVAVPRRYVDIEDLARARGVDPAKFTAGLGAKEMAVNDPGEDSVSLAATAAARLIQQQGVDTSKLGMLVVGTETGVDHSKPIASHVHGLLKLPRAMRTFDSQHACYGGTAGLMAAVEWIASGAGAGRSALVVCTDIARYGLKTAGEPTQGGGAVALLVSETPDLLAVDVGLNGVSTADVYDFWRPVGRREALVDGHYSITCYLDAMAGAYRGWRERAIEQGLVRWDSKLPSEQLARILYHVPFCKMARKAHAQVRLCDLEDSSSGPATPEARDEAAKSQASYDAQVAKSLGLNARVGNVYTASLYLALAGQLHAEGAALAGQRIGLLSYGSGSCAEFFSGVVGEKAAERMARADLDTVLAKRERVSVEEYERLMNLPYDAPEAIAPEPGTFRLAEIHEFRRKYAGA from the coding sequence ATGAAGAAGCGGGTTGGAATCGAAGCGCTGGCGGTGGCGGTCCCCCGGCGGTACGTGGACATCGAGGACCTGGCGCGGGCGCGCGGCGTGGACCCGGCGAAGTTCACCGCGGGCCTGGGCGCGAAGGAGATGGCGGTCAACGACCCGGGCGAGGACTCCGTGTCGCTGGCGGCCACGGCGGCCGCGCGGCTCATCCAGCAGCAGGGCGTGGACACGTCCAAGCTGGGCATGCTGGTGGTGGGCACCGAGACGGGCGTGGACCACTCGAAGCCCATCGCGTCGCACGTGCACGGCCTCCTGAAGCTGCCGCGCGCCATGCGCACGTTCGACTCGCAGCACGCGTGCTACGGCGGCACGGCGGGCCTGATGGCGGCGGTGGAGTGGATCGCCTCCGGTGCCGGCGCGGGCCGCTCCGCGCTGGTGGTGTGCACGGACATCGCGCGCTACGGCCTGAAGACGGCGGGCGAGCCCACCCAGGGCGGCGGCGCGGTGGCGCTGCTGGTGTCGGAGACGCCGGACCTGCTGGCGGTGGACGTGGGGCTCAACGGCGTGAGCACCGCGGACGTGTACGACTTCTGGCGGCCAGTGGGACGGCGCGAGGCCCTGGTGGACGGGCACTACTCCATCACCTGCTACCTGGACGCCATGGCGGGCGCGTACCGGGGCTGGCGCGAGCGCGCCATTGAGCAGGGGCTGGTGCGGTGGGATTCGAAGCTGCCCAGCGAGCAGCTCGCGCGCATCCTGTACCACGTGCCCTTCTGCAAGATGGCCCGCAAGGCGCACGCGCAGGTGCGGCTGTGCGACCTGGAGGACTCCAGCAGCGGGCCGGCCACGCCGGAGGCGCGCGACGAGGCGGCGAAGTCGCAGGCCAGCTACGACGCGCAGGTGGCGAAGTCGCTGGGGTTGAACGCGCGGGTGGGCAACGTCTACACGGCGTCGCTGTACCTGGCGCTCGCGGGCCAGCTGCACGCGGAGGGCGCGGCGCTGGCGGGCCAGCGCATCGGCCTCCTGTCCTACGGCAGCGGTTCCTGCGCGGAGTTCTTCTCCGGCGTCGTGGGTGAGAAGGCGGCGGAGCGCATGGCCCGCGCGGACCTGGACACGGTGCTGGCGAAGCGCGAGCGCGTGTCGGTGGAGGAGTACGAGCGGCTGATGAACCTGCCCTACGACGCGCCGGAGGCGATTGCTCCGGAGCCGGGCACGTTCCGGCTGGCGGAGATCCACGAGTTCCGCCGCAAGTACGCGGGGGCGTAA
- a CDS encoding zinc-binding dehydrogenase: MEAVVLRQFGSAENLRLETVPVPRPGKGEVLLKVHACGVCYHDVINRRGNLPRTHVPAILGHEAAGEVVEVGPDTVGWKVGDRAATLQRMSCGECALCLSGRNSLCKTDNRFFGEELQGGYAQFMVAPVRGLGRVPSDLPWAVAATVCCTLGTAVHTLRTRAKVKAGETVLITGASGGVGLAAVQLAKVDGARVIAITSGEAKVAALKEAGADEVIVSRGLDFGSEARKRTQGQGVDVAVEIVGSATFDQTLKAMAPGGRVVVVGNLESGVVNLNPGLVIVKELEILGAYATTREELDESLRLTAKGLIRPFVSEEVALAEAGRAHFRLENREVAGRLVLVPPAA, from the coding sequence ATGGAAGCTGTCGTTCTTCGCCAGTTCGGAAGTGCAGAGAACCTGCGTCTGGAGACCGTGCCGGTTCCCCGGCCGGGCAAGGGCGAGGTGCTGCTGAAGGTCCACGCGTGCGGCGTCTGCTACCACGACGTCATCAACCGCCGCGGCAACCTGCCCCGCACGCACGTGCCCGCCATCCTGGGGCACGAGGCCGCGGGCGAGGTGGTGGAAGTCGGTCCGGACACGGTGGGCTGGAAGGTGGGCGACCGCGCCGCGACGCTGCAGCGCATGTCCTGCGGCGAGTGCGCGCTGTGCCTCTCCGGCCGCAACAGCCTGTGCAAGACGGACAACCGCTTCTTCGGCGAGGAGCTCCAGGGCGGCTACGCGCAGTTCATGGTGGCCCCGGTGCGAGGCCTGGGCCGCGTGCCGTCCGACCTGCCCTGGGCGGTGGCCGCGACGGTGTGCTGCACGCTGGGCACGGCCGTCCACACGCTGCGCACGCGGGCGAAGGTGAAGGCCGGTGAGACGGTGCTGATTACGGGCGCCAGCGGCGGCGTGGGCCTGGCCGCGGTGCAGCTGGCGAAGGTGGACGGGGCGCGCGTCATCGCCATCACGTCCGGCGAGGCGAAGGTGGCGGCGCTGAAGGAGGCCGGCGCGGACGAGGTGATTGTCTCGCGCGGCCTGGACTTCGGCTCGGAGGCGCGCAAGCGCACGCAGGGCCAGGGCGTGGACGTGGCGGTGGAGATCGTCGGCAGCGCCACCTTCGACCAGACGCTCAAGGCCATGGCGCCGGGCGGACGCGTGGTGGTGGTGGGCAACCTGGAGTCGGGGGTGGTGAACCTCAACCCGGGCCTGGTCATCGTGAAGGAGCTGGAGATCCTGGGCGCGTACGCGACGACGCGCGAGGAGCTGGACGAGTCGCTGCGGTTGACGGCCAAGGGCCTCATCCGCCCCTTCGTGTCGGAGGAGGTGGCGCTGGCGGAAGCGGGCCGCGCGCACTTCCGGCTGGAGAACCGGGAAGTGGCGGGCCGGCTGGTGCTGGTGCCGCCGGCGGCGTGA
- a CDS encoding CoA-transferase subunit beta has product MTTTTVDATPAETVVSLLAREIEDGSVVATGVASPLVILAIAVARATHAPGLTYLACVGSLDPVLPELYPSSEDLRYLDGRSAEVSIADLFDHARRGRVDTVFFGAAEVDPAGRTNMTASGSLEKPRAKFPGVAGAATLRQWVKNPVLLVPRQSRRNLVPQVQVATTRDPSRPVRLISDLGTYELGGPRGAKLLSRHPWATVDGIAERTGFEFTVPDTLPVTSLPDARTVSAIRALDPRNLRDALVGG; this is encoded by the coding sequence ATGACGACGACGACGGTGGACGCGACGCCCGCGGAGACGGTGGTGTCGCTGCTGGCGCGGGAGATTGAAGACGGCTCGGTGGTGGCCACGGGGGTGGCGTCGCCGCTGGTCATCCTGGCCATCGCGGTGGCCCGGGCCACGCACGCGCCGGGCCTGACGTACCTGGCATGCGTGGGCTCCCTGGACCCCGTGCTGCCGGAGCTGTACCCGTCCTCGGAGGACCTGCGCTACCTGGACGGCCGGTCCGCGGAGGTGAGCATCGCGGACCTCTTCGACCACGCTCGGCGCGGCCGGGTGGACACGGTCTTCTTCGGCGCGGCGGAGGTGGATCCGGCGGGCCGCACGAACATGACGGCGTCGGGCAGCCTGGAGAAGCCCCGGGCCAAGTTCCCCGGTGTCGCGGGCGCGGCCACGCTGCGCCAGTGGGTGAAGAACCCCGTGCTGCTGGTGCCCCGGCAGTCGCGCCGCAACCTCGTCCCGCAGGTGCAGGTGGCGACGACGCGCGACCCCAGCCGTCCGGTGCGGCTCATCTCCGACCTGGGCACGTACGAACTGGGCGGGCCGCGCGGAGCGAAGCTGCTGTCGCGTCACCCCTGGGCGACGGTGGACGGCATTGCCGAGCGCACCGGCTTCGAGTTCACGGTGCCGGACACCCTGCCCGTCACCTCGCTTCCGGACGCGCGCACGGTGTCCGCCATCCGCGCGCTGGACCCCCGCAACCTGCGCGACGCGCTCGTCGGCGGCTGA
- a CDS encoding CoA transferase subunit A has product MNRARWSSLSEAVASIPDGASLAAGGFMLGRAPMALVLELVAQEKRDLQLISLPNPLPAEFLVAGGCLKRVELPFGALVLDNRVRPLPCLKRAIEAGGIEWREHDGYRVVQRLRAASMGLPFIPAPDADVSELAEVDAPRTVEDPFTGRRVPVEPAYYPDVALIHARAADDKGNLFIEDPTTDLLVAGAAKRIIATVEERVPRLARVTIPAFQVERVVLAPGGALPTGCVGQYPHDDAMLAAYLAAAEAGDAKGFLMSLRATRSAA; this is encoded by the coding sequence GTGAACCGCGCCCGGTGGAGTTCCCTGTCGGAGGCGGTGGCCTCCATCCCGGACGGCGCGTCGCTCGCGGCCGGCGGGTTCATGCTGGGCCGCGCGCCCATGGCGCTGGTGCTGGAGCTGGTGGCGCAGGAGAAGCGCGACCTGCAGCTCATCTCCCTGCCCAACCCGCTGCCGGCGGAGTTCCTGGTGGCGGGCGGGTGCTTGAAGCGCGTGGAGCTGCCCTTCGGCGCGCTGGTGCTGGACAACCGCGTGCGGCCCCTGCCCTGCCTCAAGCGGGCCATCGAGGCGGGCGGGATTGAATGGCGCGAGCACGACGGCTACCGCGTGGTGCAGCGGCTGCGCGCGGCGTCCATGGGGCTGCCGTTCATCCCCGCGCCGGACGCGGACGTGTCGGAGCTGGCGGAGGTGGACGCGCCGCGCACGGTGGAGGATCCCTTCACGGGCCGCCGCGTGCCGGTGGAGCCCGCCTACTACCCGGACGTGGCGCTCATCCACGCGCGGGCGGCGGACGACAAGGGCAACCTCTTCATCGAGGACCCCACCACGGACCTGCTCGTCGCGGGCGCCGCGAAGCGCATCATCGCCACGGTGGAGGAGCGCGTGCCCAGGCTGGCGCGCGTCACCATCCCCGCCTTCCAGGTGGAGCGCGTGGTGCTCGCCCCCGGCGGCGCGCTGCCCACGGGCTGCGTGGGCCAGTACCCGCATGACGACGCGATGCTGGCGGCCTACCTGGCCGCGGCGGAGGCGGGCGACGCGAAGGGCTTCCTCATGTCGCTGCGCGCGACGCGGAGCGCGGCATGA
- a CDS encoding TetR/AcrR family transcriptional regulator yields MTPTGRKPDEGERYRTILETAARLICERGYEGTSMQEIAAACRMTKAGLYHHIQNKEQLLFAIMNYGMDVFEEQVLGPVQDVADPVERLRQCMRHNIHLVTSGRSKEVIIILHEHATLTGEAREYIDRRKKRYVRFLEDAFAEANRLGRLRGVVDPTVAAFSFLGMILWVYKWFKPDGRLSEEQIADGMVELLFPGATLGASAAAPSTDDAPALRMVPRAGSASGSGGEPQ; encoded by the coding sequence ATGACACCCACGGGGCGCAAACCGGACGAGGGCGAGCGGTACCGGACCATCCTGGAGACGGCGGCGCGGCTCATCTGCGAGCGCGGCTACGAGGGCACGTCGATGCAGGAGATCGCCGCCGCGTGCCGGATGACCAAGGCGGGGCTCTACCACCACATCCAGAACAAGGAGCAGCTGCTCTTCGCCATCATGAACTACGGCATGGACGTGTTCGAGGAGCAGGTGCTCGGCCCCGTGCAGGACGTGGCGGATCCGGTGGAGCGGCTGCGCCAGTGCATGCGGCACAACATCCACCTGGTGACGAGCGGCCGCAGCAAGGAGGTCATCATCATCCTCCACGAGCACGCCACGCTCACCGGCGAGGCGCGCGAGTACATCGACCGGCGCAAGAAGCGCTACGTGCGCTTCCTGGAGGACGCGTTCGCGGAGGCCAACCGCCTGGGCCGCCTGCGCGGCGTGGTGGACCCTACCGTCGCGGCCTTCTCGTTCCTGGGCATGATCCTGTGGGTCTACAAGTGGTTCAAGCCGGACGGGCGCCTCTCCGAGGAGCAGATCGCCGACGGCATGGTGGAGCTGCTCTTCCCCGGCGCCACGCTCGGTGCCTCCGCCGCCGCCCCTTCGACTGACGACGCGCCCGCGCTGCGCATGGTGCCGCGCGCCGGTTCCGCTTCCGGGTCCGGAGGGGAGCCCCAGTGA